A single region of the Accipiter gentilis chromosome 6, bAccGen1.1, whole genome shotgun sequence genome encodes:
- the AMOTL2 gene encoding angiomotin-like protein 2 isoform X2, which translates to MRTAEDSNGTVLHRLIQEQLRYGNLTENRTLLAIQQQALRGGGGAGSPRSSLESLSPEESQMVQQSTRQEPQGQEHHSDHVYLENSVYRLCQPQHKGEELPTYEEAKAHSQYYASQRGGQQPGGVSPGIRGENGPRGAESGTRRPDEGLKDLKHGHVRSLSERLMRMSLERNGAKAQSPISASHSYPQLSRHHQLAALRGQHPEGPEPRGPPPEYPYVIPSQDTYLAEPRPCSREGPGFQHPEIRVLPTHVPTTFLPPPATLCPGTLGPASVEALVSAQAVSASSRLARADAVLRENERLQRESEKLRRELESCAEKASCIQKLESEIQRISEDYENLVKASSKREALEKAMRNKRDGEMRRLQDFNRDLKERLESANKQLASKTQESQESNQGSVAKLLAQSYEHQQEKEKLEREVSLLRSANEDQRRRAELLEQALSSAQARAAKAEAELRKKRAYVEKVERLQAALGQLQAACEKREQLELRLRTRLEQELKMLRAQQRHAGAAGGGTPELSAHTLSEQLREKEEKILALEADMTKWEQKYLEECTMRQFAMDAAATAAAQRDTTLISHSPRHSPNSSFNEDLLLASHKHQEMENRLKALHAQILEKDAVIKVLQQRSRRDPSKALQGSLRPAKSVPSVFAASAAPSWPGAGQSDRLAEGSSQGSTGKATAEGAAAPATLPLPSHSKHGSKDGSTQTDGAAESSGQGEGTERLAGLLESLAAARAPDLSDMVEILI; encoded by the exons ATGAGGACGGCAGAGGACTCGAACGGGACGGTCCTGCACCGCCTGATTCAGGAGCAGCTGCGCTACGGGAACCTCACAGAGAACCGCACGCTGCTGGCCATCCAGCAGCAGGCCCTGCGTGGCGGTGGGGGTGCCGGCAGCCCCCGCTCCTCCCTGGAGAGCCtcagtccagaggagagccaaATGGTGCAGCAGTCCACGCGGCAGGAGCCCCAGGGTCAGGAGCATCACTCTGACCACGTCTACTTGGAGAACAGCGTCTAtcggctctgccagccccagcacaagGGCGAGGAGCTCCCGACCTATGAGGAGGCCAAGGCACATTCCCAATACTATGCCTCGCAGCGGGGCGGGCAGCAGCCTGGAGGGGTCAGCCCAGGGATTCGGGGTGAAAATGGTCCGCGCGGGGCCGAGAGCGGTACCCGACGCCCCGACGAGGGGCTGAAGGACCTGAAGCATGGCCACGTGCGGTCGCTGAGCGAGCGGCTGATGCGGATGTCACTGGAGAGGAACGGAgccaaagcacagagccccatcAGTGCTTCCCACAGCTACCCCCAGCTCTCCCGCCACCACCAGCTCGCTGCCCTCCGAGGGCAGCACCCCGAGGGGCCGGAGCCACGGGGACCCCCTCCGGAGTATCCCTATGTCATCCCTTCCCAGGACACTTACCTGGCCGAACCCCGACCCTGCTCCCGGGAAGGTCCTGGATTTCAGCACCCCGAAATCAG gGTGCTGCCCACCCATGTCCCCACCACTTTCCTGCCGCCACCGGCAACCCTCTGCCCGGGCACACTGGGTCCTGCCAGCGTGGAGGCACTGGTGAGTGCCCAGGCGGTCTCGGCCAGCAGCCGCCTGGCCCGGGCAGATGCAGTGCTGCGGGAAAATGAGAGGCTCCAGCGGGAGAGTGAGAAGCTGCGGCGGGAGCTGGAGAGCTGCGCCGAGAAAGCAAGCTGCATCCAGAAG CTGGAGAGTGAGATCCAGCGGATCTCGGAGGATTACGAAAACCTCGTCAAGGCGTCTTCCAAGCGGGAAGCCTTGGAGAAAGCCATGAGGAACAAGAGAGACGGCGAGATGCGACGGCTCCAGGACTTCAACCGGGACCTGAAAG AGCGGTTGGAATCGGCGAACAAGCAGCTGGCCAGCAAGACCCAGGAAAGCCAGGAGAGCAACCAGGGCAGCGTGGCCAAACTCCTGGCGCAGA GCTATGAGCACCAGCAAGAGAAGGAGAAGCTGGAGCGAGAGGTGTCCCTGCTGCGCAGTGCCAACGAGGACCAGCGGCGgcgggcagagctgctggagcaggcGCTGAGCAGTGCCCAGGCACGGGCGGCCAAGGCGGAAGCTGAGCTGCGGAAGAAGCGAGCCTACGTGGAGAAGGTGGAgcggctgcaggcagccctgggcCAGCTCCAGGCCGCCTGTGAAAAACGGGAGCAGCTTGAGCTGCGGCTCCGCACCCgcctggagcaggagctgaagATGCTGCGGGCTCAGCAG AGGCACGCAGGTGCCGCAGGTGGAGGGACGCCGGAGCTGAGTGCCCACACGCTCTCTGAGCAgctgagggagaaggaggagaagatcCTGGCCCTGGAGGCTGACATGACCAAGTGGGAGCAGAAGTACCTGGAGGAGTGCACCATGCGGCAGTTTGCCATGGACGCTGCAGCCACCGCGGCCGCCCAGCGGGACACCACCCTCATCAGCCATTCCCCGCGGCACTCCCCCAACAGCAGCTTCAACGAGGATCTCCTCCTGGCCAGCCACAAGcaccaggagatggagaacag gtTAAAAGCCCTTCATGCCCAAATCCTGGAGAAGGATGCCGTCATCAAGGTCCTGCAGCAGCGCTCGCGGAGGGACCCCAGCAAAGCCCTCCAAGGCTCCCTGCGGCCAGCCAAGTCCGTGCCCTCTGTCTTTGCCGCCTCTGCTGCCCCAAGCTGGCCGGGGGCTGGCCAGAGCGACCGGCTGGCCGAGGGCAGCTCCCAGGGCAGCACAG GCAAAGCCACTGCCGAAGGGGCAGCAGCGCCCGCCAccctccctctgccctcccactCCAAGCATGGCAGCAAGGACGGCAGCACGCAGACGGACGGGGCGGCCGAAAGCAGCGGCCAGGGCGAGGGCACTGAGCGCCTGGCTGGTTTGCTGG
- the AMOTL2 gene encoding angiomotin-like protein 2 isoform X1, whose product MRTAEDSNGTVLHRLIQEQLRYGNLTENRTLLAIQQQALRGGGGAGSPRSSLESLSPEESQMVQQSTRQEPQGQEHHSDHVYLENSVYRLCQPQHKGEELPTYEEAKAHSQYYASQRGGQQPGGVSPGIRGENGPRGAESGTRRPDEGLKDLKHGHVRSLSERLMRMSLERNGAKAQSPISASHSYPQLSRHHQLAALRGQHPEGPEPRGPPPEYPYVIPSQDTYLAEPRPCSREGPGFQHPEIRVLPTHVPTTFLPPPATLCPGTLGPASVEALVSAQAVSASSRLARADAVLRENERLQRESEKLRRELESCAEKASCIQKLESEIQRISEDYENLVKASSKREALEKAMRNKRDGEMRRLQDFNRDLKERLESANKQLASKTQESQESNQGSVAKLLAQSYEHQQEKEKLEREVSLLRSANEDQRRRAELLEQALSSAQARAAKAEAELRKKRAYVEKVERLQAALGQLQAACEKREQLELRLRTRLEQELKMLRAQQRHAGAAGGGTPELSAHTLSEQLREKEEKILALEADMTKWEQKYLEECTMRQFAMDAAATAAAQRDTTLISHSPRHSPNSSFNEDLLLASHKHQEMENRLKALHAQILEKDAVIKVLQQRSRRDPSKALQGSLRPAKSVPSVFAASAAPSWPGAGQSDRLAEGSSQGSTAGKATAEGAAAPATLPLPSHSKHGSKDGSTQTDGAAESSGQGEGTERLAGLLESLAAARAPDLSDMVEILI is encoded by the exons ATGAGGACGGCAGAGGACTCGAACGGGACGGTCCTGCACCGCCTGATTCAGGAGCAGCTGCGCTACGGGAACCTCACAGAGAACCGCACGCTGCTGGCCATCCAGCAGCAGGCCCTGCGTGGCGGTGGGGGTGCCGGCAGCCCCCGCTCCTCCCTGGAGAGCCtcagtccagaggagagccaaATGGTGCAGCAGTCCACGCGGCAGGAGCCCCAGGGTCAGGAGCATCACTCTGACCACGTCTACTTGGAGAACAGCGTCTAtcggctctgccagccccagcacaagGGCGAGGAGCTCCCGACCTATGAGGAGGCCAAGGCACATTCCCAATACTATGCCTCGCAGCGGGGCGGGCAGCAGCCTGGAGGGGTCAGCCCAGGGATTCGGGGTGAAAATGGTCCGCGCGGGGCCGAGAGCGGTACCCGACGCCCCGACGAGGGGCTGAAGGACCTGAAGCATGGCCACGTGCGGTCGCTGAGCGAGCGGCTGATGCGGATGTCACTGGAGAGGAACGGAgccaaagcacagagccccatcAGTGCTTCCCACAGCTACCCCCAGCTCTCCCGCCACCACCAGCTCGCTGCCCTCCGAGGGCAGCACCCCGAGGGGCCGGAGCCACGGGGACCCCCTCCGGAGTATCCCTATGTCATCCCTTCCCAGGACACTTACCTGGCCGAACCCCGACCCTGCTCCCGGGAAGGTCCTGGATTTCAGCACCCCGAAATCAG gGTGCTGCCCACCCATGTCCCCACCACTTTCCTGCCGCCACCGGCAACCCTCTGCCCGGGCACACTGGGTCCTGCCAGCGTGGAGGCACTGGTGAGTGCCCAGGCGGTCTCGGCCAGCAGCCGCCTGGCCCGGGCAGATGCAGTGCTGCGGGAAAATGAGAGGCTCCAGCGGGAGAGTGAGAAGCTGCGGCGGGAGCTGGAGAGCTGCGCCGAGAAAGCAAGCTGCATCCAGAAG CTGGAGAGTGAGATCCAGCGGATCTCGGAGGATTACGAAAACCTCGTCAAGGCGTCTTCCAAGCGGGAAGCCTTGGAGAAAGCCATGAGGAACAAGAGAGACGGCGAGATGCGACGGCTCCAGGACTTCAACCGGGACCTGAAAG AGCGGTTGGAATCGGCGAACAAGCAGCTGGCCAGCAAGACCCAGGAAAGCCAGGAGAGCAACCAGGGCAGCGTGGCCAAACTCCTGGCGCAGA GCTATGAGCACCAGCAAGAGAAGGAGAAGCTGGAGCGAGAGGTGTCCCTGCTGCGCAGTGCCAACGAGGACCAGCGGCGgcgggcagagctgctggagcaggcGCTGAGCAGTGCCCAGGCACGGGCGGCCAAGGCGGAAGCTGAGCTGCGGAAGAAGCGAGCCTACGTGGAGAAGGTGGAgcggctgcaggcagccctgggcCAGCTCCAGGCCGCCTGTGAAAAACGGGAGCAGCTTGAGCTGCGGCTCCGCACCCgcctggagcaggagctgaagATGCTGCGGGCTCAGCAG AGGCACGCAGGTGCCGCAGGTGGAGGGACGCCGGAGCTGAGTGCCCACACGCTCTCTGAGCAgctgagggagaaggaggagaagatcCTGGCCCTGGAGGCTGACATGACCAAGTGGGAGCAGAAGTACCTGGAGGAGTGCACCATGCGGCAGTTTGCCATGGACGCTGCAGCCACCGCGGCCGCCCAGCGGGACACCACCCTCATCAGCCATTCCCCGCGGCACTCCCCCAACAGCAGCTTCAACGAGGATCTCCTCCTGGCCAGCCACAAGcaccaggagatggagaacag gtTAAAAGCCCTTCATGCCCAAATCCTGGAGAAGGATGCCGTCATCAAGGTCCTGCAGCAGCGCTCGCGGAGGGACCCCAGCAAAGCCCTCCAAGGCTCCCTGCGGCCAGCCAAGTCCGTGCCCTCTGTCTTTGCCGCCTCTGCTGCCCCAAGCTGGCCGGGGGCTGGCCAGAGCGACCGGCTGGCCGAGGGCAGCTCCCAGGGCAGCACAG CAGGCAAAGCCACTGCCGAAGGGGCAGCAGCGCCCGCCAccctccctctgccctcccactCCAAGCATGGCAGCAAGGACGGCAGCACGCAGACGGACGGGGCGGCCGAAAGCAGCGGCCAGGGCGAGGGCACTGAGCGCCTGGCTGGTTTGCTGG